In the Leptolyngbyaceae cyanobacterium genome, one interval contains:
- a CDS encoding SDR family oxidoreductase, translating into MSLLIVGSTGTLGRQIVRRALDEGHQVRCLVRSSKRAAFLKEWGAQLVLGDLCDPESLPPALEGVTAVIDAATARPTDSLSIKQVDWQGKVALIQAVKAAGIDRYIFFSILDAEQYPHVPLMEIKRCTELFLAESDLKYTILRPCGFMQGLIGQYAVPILEKQSVWVTSKTAPVAYMDTQDIAKFAVRALSVPETEKRTFPVVGTRAWTGDEIISLCERLSGQEAKVTRLPLGLLRSVRQIALFFQWGWNLADRLAFAEVLASDRPLDASMEEVYTIFGLDKQETTTLEGYLQDYFSRILKKLKELDYERSKTKNQSKKKSLRF; encoded by the coding sequence ATGAGCTTATTAATTGTCGGTTCCACAGGTACCTTAGGAAGACAGATAGTTCGTCGCGCTCTTGACGAAGGACATCAAGTACGCTGCTTAGTCCGTAGTTCCAAAAGGGCTGCTTTTTTAAAAGAATGGGGCGCTCAACTCGTGCTTGGTGACCTGTGTGACCCCGAAAGCCTACCGCCAGCCTTAGAAGGCGTCACCGCAGTCATCGATGCTGCTACCGCCCGACCAACAGATTCCCTGAGTATTAAGCAAGTGGACTGGCAAGGCAAAGTAGCACTCATCCAAGCCGTGAAAGCTGCTGGAATCGATCGCTATATTTTCTTTTCGATTTTGGACGCCGAGCAATATCCTCACGTCCCTCTGATGGAAATAAAGCGATGCACTGAACTATTTTTGGCAGAAAGCGATTTAAAATACACGATTTTGCGACCTTGCGGTTTTATGCAGGGATTAATCGGTCAGTATGCCGTTCCCATCCTAGAAAAACAATCAGTTTGGGTGACGAGCAAAACTGCACCCGTCGCCTACATGGATACCCAAGACATCGCCAAATTTGCCGTTCGCGCCCTTTCAGTCCCCGAAACCGAAAAGCGTACTTTTCCCGTGGTAGGAACCCGTGCTTGGACTGGAGATGAAATCATTAGCTTATGTGAAAGATTATCCGGACAAGAAGCAAAGGTAACCCGCCTACCCTTGGGCTTGTTGCGTAGCGTTCGTCAAATCGCCTTGTTTTTCCAATGGGGCTGGAACTTAGCCGATCGACTGGCTTTTGCAGAAGTGCTGGCTTCCGATCGTCCCCTAGATGCTTCAATGGAAGAAGTCTATACTATTTTTGGATTAGACAAACAAGAAACTACTACCTTAGAAGGGTATCTGCAAGATTATTTCAGTCGAATTTTGAAGAAACTCAAAGAATTAGATTATGAACGGTCTAAAACCAAAAACCAATCCAAGAAAAAATCCTTAAGATTTTAA
- the msrA gene encoding peptide-methionine (S)-S-oxide reductase MsrA, whose translation MVLFGFGKKLTIPTPEEALPGRSQSMPVPARHYVNKNPLVPPFPDGMEMAMFGMGCFWGAERKFWQLNGVFSTAVGYAAGSTPNPTYKEVCSGMTGHNEVVRVVFDPQIISYEELLKVFWENHEPTQGMRQGNDVGTQYRSGIYVYSEAQKKLAEASRDLYQQALTKAGYGQITTEILDSPEFYYAEEYHQQYLAKNPNGYCGLGGTKVQCPAINKAAVQ comes from the coding sequence ATGGTACTATTCGGATTTGGTAAAAAACTGACGATCCCTACCCCGGAAGAAGCATTACCGGGACGATCGCAATCCATGCCAGTTCCCGCGCGTCATTACGTGAATAAAAATCCTCTCGTACCTCCTTTTCCCGATGGTATGGAAATGGCGATGTTTGGGATGGGCTGTTTTTGGGGAGCCGAACGAAAATTCTGGCAGCTGAATGGTGTTTTTAGCACTGCCGTGGGTTATGCCGCAGGAAGCACTCCCAACCCCACTTATAAAGAAGTTTGCAGCGGAATGACAGGTCACAATGAAGTGGTGCGCGTCGTGTTCGATCCGCAAATCATTAGTTACGAAGAACTGTTGAAAGTATTTTGGGAAAATCACGAACCTACCCAAGGAATGCGCCAAGGAAATGATGTTGGCACTCAATATCGTTCCGGTATTTACGTATACTCGGAAGCACAAAAAAAGCTAGCAGAAGCATCGCGAGATCTTTATCAACAGGCACTTACCAAAGCAGGCTACGGCCAGATTACTACCGAAATTCTAGATTCTCCTGAATTTTATTATGCTGAGGAATACCATCAGCAGTATCTAGCGAAAAATCCGAATGGATATTGCGGTTTAGGTGGTACGAAAGTTCAATGTCCAGCCATCAATAAAGCCGCTGTGCAGTAA
- a CDS encoding Rab family GTPase gives MFIISKKLCLLGEIAVGKTSLVRRYVDRQFSERYLSTIGVKISRQTINLKKIHHYEQSSLQFVIWDIEGQIKFNYLTPNYLQGASAAIAVADITRYSTIERLSEYIQLFLSINPQGKIAIALNKSDLFKQKEATKIIEEVVIKNHPQIMGIYPTSAKTGTNVDEMFKKVGEQLINFDNQCY, from the coding sequence ATGTTCATTATATCTAAAAAGTTATGTTTACTTGGTGAAATAGCTGTCGGTAAAACTAGTCTAGTTCGTCGTTACGTAGATCGGCAATTTAGCGAGCGGTATCTTTCTACCATCGGTGTTAAAATTTCTCGTCAGACAATTAATCTAAAAAAAATCCATCATTACGAGCAAAGTAGTTTACAATTTGTTATTTGGGATATAGAAGGCCAAATTAAGTTTAATTATCTGACGCCAAACTATTTGCAAGGAGCTAGCGCAGCGATTGCTGTTGCTGATATTACACGTTATTCAACGATCGAACGGTTGAGCGAATATATCCAACTTTTTTTATCGATTAATCCTCAAGGCAAAATTGCGATCGCTTTAAATAAATCTGATTTATTCAAACAGAAAGAAGCTACAAAAATTATAGAAGAGGTTGTCATCAAAAATCATCCTCAAATTATGGGGATTTATCCTACATCAGCCAAAACAGGTACTAATGTGGATGAAATGTTTAAGAAAGTGGGAGAACAATTAATTAATTTTGATAATCAATGTTATTGA
- the pdxA gene encoding 4-hydroxythreonine-4-phosphate dehydrogenase PdxA has product MTTKDWRPRLAVTLGDPAGIGPEVILKALADPEIRENCDVTVVGSRSLLTKIYADLANYAEIKDFLADPEQLSILDVALDREAEKIALGVGDAASGAASFAFMENAIGRTLAGEFDAIVTGPIAKSVWKAAGYDYPGQTELLAQKANSQRFGMLFVARSPYTGWTLRTLLATTHIPLRQVPDVLTPQLMRAKLDLLLECLQEDFGIAKPTIAIAGLNPHSGEGGQLGREEKDWLIPWLEEERDRKPGLILDGPVPPDTLWVKPGQAWYGSGKKDRKKNIPNAADGYLALYHDQGLIPVKLMAFDRAVNTTIGLPFIRTSPDHGTAFDIAGKGIANAASMKAALLLAVELANQKASVRK; this is encoded by the coding sequence TTGACAACAAAAGATTGGCGTCCTCGGTTAGCAGTGACTTTGGGAGATCCGGCAGGCATTGGGCCAGAGGTAATTCTGAAGGCGCTGGCAGATCCGGAAATTAGGGAAAATTGCGATGTGACAGTAGTAGGCAGTCGGTCACTACTGACTAAAATTTATGCTGATTTAGCTAATTATGCTGAGATTAAAGATTTTTTAGCAGATCCGGAGCAGCTATCTATATTGGATGTTGCCTTAGATAGAGAAGCGGAAAAAATTGCCCTTGGGGTTGGTGATGCTGCTAGCGGTGCGGCGAGTTTTGCTTTTATGGAAAATGCGATCGGGCGGACTCTGGCAGGTGAGTTTGACGCTATTGTCACCGGGCCGATCGCGAAGTCGGTATGGAAAGCAGCTGGTTATGATTATCCGGGGCAAACGGAATTATTGGCGCAAAAGGCAAACAGTCAGCGGTTTGGAATGTTGTTTGTCGCGCGATCGCCTTATACTGGTTGGACGCTTCGTACTTTACTGGCTACTACTCACATCCCTTTGCGCCAAGTCCCGGACGTGCTGACGCCCCAGTTGATGAGGGCAAAACTGGATTTGCTTTTAGAGTGTTTGCAGGAAGATTTCGGGATTGCTAAACCGACTATTGCGATCGCTGGCTTAAATCCCCACAGTGGCGAAGGGGGACAATTGGGTAGAGAAGAGAAAGATTGGCTGATTCCTTGGTTGGAGGAAGAACGCGATCGCAAACCCGGTTTAATTCTAGATGGCCCTGTGCCACCCGATACTTTGTGGGTAAAGCCAGGACAAGCTTGGTACGGTAGTGGGAAAAAAGATCGGAAAAAAAATATACCGAATGCAGCCGATGGATACTTAGCGCTATATCACGATCAAGGTTTGATACCCGTTAAACTAATGGCTTTCGATCGGGCCGTCAATACTACCATTGGTTTGCCGTTTATCCGGACTTCCCCGGATCACGGAACGGCGTTTGATATTGCGGGAAAGGGTATTGCAAATGCTGCCAGTATGAAAGCTGCTTTGCTTTTAGCAGTTGAGCTAGCTAATCAAAAGGCTTCAGTTCGCAAATAA
- a CDS encoding PetM family cytochrome b6-f complex subunit 7 produces MSGEIFNAAILSFTLILVGLGMGFVLLKIQGAEK; encoded by the coding sequence ATGAGCGGAGAAATCTTTAATGCGGCAATTCTATCCTTTACCCTAATTCTCGTCGGTTTGGGTATGGGCTTCGTGCTACTCAAAATCCAAGGAGCCGAAAAATAA
- a CDS encoding ATP-binding protein, protein MIPSQVPKASQFKPYSDNQQEPASILIAEDDEVVGALLSEVMQMQGYRVLQVFNGEECLEAYGVFRPDIVLLDAMMPVMDGFTCCRHLSAMPNSKFTPILLITALNDSESVNQAFAAGATDYITKPIHWTVLCQRVRLLIQKSKLDRQVEQLNLYLEHQVQERTAQLKQALKFEATLRRIADKVRDSLDEGQILQTAVRELAETLGVSCCNAALYDNEHSISRVCYEYAVSMSGYLGRTIHMEQYPEIYQQLKQGQYFFFCNMTPSSSENRVTMFACPMINSEGTVGDLWLINSPNWKLNELEIHLIQQVASQCAIAIRQARLYQAAQVQVAELAKVNQLKDDFLCTVSHELRTPITTIKMMLQMLELIFDRSGSLEEKHNATIGYLPILQNHCDEEIKLIDDLLRLQQLEAGEEPLLVEVIDVKTWLPQMVESFMEGIEKRQQSLDLDLPENLPMLISNVFCVERILTELLTNACKYTPDGEQINISVSRNLKSLQFKVTNTGVEIPAAELPRIFDKFYRIPHTDRWKHGGTGLGLALVKRLADHLGGSIKVESSQAKTCFMVELPINSLTQPYLQGNRDSKAFIK, encoded by the coding sequence ATGATACCGTCTCAGGTTCCAAAAGCTTCTCAATTCAAGCCTTACTCAGACAATCAGCAAGAGCCAGCTTCTATATTAATTGCAGAAGATGACGAAGTGGTGGGAGCCTTGTTGTCAGAAGTAATGCAAATGCAGGGATACCGCGTGTTACAGGTATTTAACGGAGAAGAGTGCTTGGAAGCTTACGGTGTTTTCCGTCCAGATATTGTTTTATTAGATGCAATGATGCCTGTAATGGATGGCTTTACCTGCTGCCGTCATTTAAGCGCCATGCCTAACAGCAAGTTTACTCCGATTTTATTGATTACAGCTTTAAACGATTCTGAATCGGTTAACCAAGCTTTTGCCGCAGGTGCTACTGATTATATTACTAAACCGATTCATTGGACGGTGTTATGTCAGCGCGTCAGACTACTCATTCAAAAATCTAAACTCGATCGCCAAGTAGAGCAACTAAATCTTTATTTAGAACATCAGGTACAGGAACGTACTGCTCAATTAAAGCAAGCTCTTAAATTTGAAGCTACGCTCAGGCGAATTGCTGACAAAGTAAGAGATAGTTTAGATGAAGGCCAAATTTTGCAAACGGCGGTACGGGAATTAGCGGAAACGTTAGGAGTTAGTTGTTGTAATGCAGCACTATACGATAACGAACATAGTATTTCTAGAGTTTGTTACGAATATGCTGTTTCAATGTCTGGATATTTAGGTCGAACGATCCATATGGAACAATATCCGGAGATTTACCAGCAGCTAAAACAAGGGCAATATTTTTTCTTTTGTAACATGACACCTAGTTCGAGTGAGAATCGGGTGACGATGTTTGCTTGTCCGATGATTAATAGTGAAGGTACGGTAGGTGACCTCTGGCTAATTAATTCGCCAAATTGGAAGTTGAATGAATTGGAAATACATTTGATCCAACAGGTGGCTTCTCAATGCGCGATCGCAATTCGTCAAGCTCGACTTTATCAAGCTGCTCAAGTGCAAGTAGCGGAATTAGCCAAAGTCAATCAATTGAAGGATGACTTTCTTTGCACGGTTTCCCATGAATTGCGGACGCCGATTACTACGATCAAGATGATGCTCCAAATGTTAGAATTGATTTTCGATCGTAGTGGCTCTTTAGAAGAAAAGCATAATGCAACGATTGGTTATTTGCCTATTTTACAAAACCATTGCGATGAAGAAATTAAACTAATCGATGATTTATTAAGGCTACAACAGTTAGAAGCCGGAGAAGAACCTTTATTAGTAGAAGTAATTGATGTCAAAACTTGGCTACCTCAAATGGTCGAGTCGTTTATGGAAGGTATTGAAAAACGTCAGCAATCTCTCGATCTAGACTTACCTGAAAACCTACCAATGTTGATATCCAACGTTTTTTGCGTAGAAAGAATTTTGACTGAATTGCTGACTAATGCTTGTAAATATACTCCCGATGGCGAACAAATTAATATTTCTGTCAGTCGAAACTTGAAGTCGCTCCAGTTTAAAGTAACTAACACGGGAGTGGAAATCCCCGCTGCGGAGTTACCCCGAATTTTCGATAAATTTTACCGCATTCCCCATACAGATCGTTGGAAGCATGGAGGAACTGGTTTGGGGTTGGCGTTGGTAAAACGATTGGCAGATCATTTAGGAGGCTCTATCAAAGTGGAAAGCTCCCAAGCAAAAACCTGCTTTATGGTTGAATTACCGATTAATAGTTTAACTCAACCATACTTACAAGGTAACCGAGACTCTAAAGCATTTATTAAATAA